From a single Francisella halioticida genomic region:
- the pgeF gene encoding peptidoglycan editing factor PgeF, whose protein sequence is MSVVFINTPFTRLKLGYTNNTQGFSKEKYAKLNLSDNVGDKHLVVEKNRNLFKSYVNADVKWLRQNHTNIVKNFDEYDGEFCDAIFTSRPKQACVVLTADCLPIILFDKRMTKVAAIHAGWKGLSKGILEETLKEFVGLDIVAWLGPCISEPYYEVGGDIHNKFLQQHENFGQAFRQKSDDKYLFDMKFIAKQILNDNHCFDIVDSSLCTYSNKRFYSYRKEGITGRQATFVWFE, encoded by the coding sequence ATGTCAGTAGTTTTTATTAATACTCCTTTTACTAGGCTTAAACTGGGGTATACCAATAACACACAAGGTTTTAGTAAAGAAAAATATGCTAAATTAAATTTATCAGATAATGTTGGAGATAAACATTTAGTAGTAGAAAAAAATAGAAATCTATTTAAATCATATGTGAACGCGGATGTTAAGTGGCTAAGACAAAATCATACTAATATTGTTAAAAACTTTGATGAATATGATGGTGAGTTTTGTGATGCTATATTTACAAGTCGGCCAAAACAGGCTTGTGTTGTTTTAACTGCAGATTGTTTGCCGATAATCTTATTTGATAAAAGAATGACAAAAGTAGCTGCTATTCATGCAGGATGGAAAGGCTTATCTAAAGGTATATTAGAAGAAACTTTAAAAGAGTTCGTTGGTCTTGATATAGTTGCATGGCTTGGGCCTTGTATTAGTGAACCATATTATGAGGTTGGCGGAGATATTCACAATAAGTTTTTGCAACAGCATGAAAATTTTGGTCAAGCTTTTAGACAAAAAAGTGATGATAAATATTTGTTTGATATGAAATTTATTGCTAAACAAATATTAAATGATAACCATTGTTTTGATATAGTCGATTCTAGTTTGTGTACATATAGTAATAAAAGGTTTTATTCATATCGTAAAGAAGGTATAACGGGCAGACAAGCTACATTTGTATGGTTTGAGTAA